AAGAATACTCACTATTACCATCCTTTCTTGTTTTTTTCTAAATTTTTAGTAAGTAGTTGCAGACATCTTATTAAAACCTAATTCATTTGTAGCTCCAGTAATTACTTGAATTTCTGCTTCAATACTTCCATCAGGTCTTAAACTTCCATCAAATCCTCCAGCTATTTTATCTACATAATCTAATGTACCAATTACTTTCTTCATTGGTGGCAATACAATAATTTCGTTTGCATTACCTCCTGTTACAACTGCATCAGCTTTAGGATCAGCGTCTGCCAATGATTGAGAAGCACCATCTCTTCCTGCATATTCATCTGTTACTATAACTGTTTTAATACCTTCTTCTTCTATTTTCTTACAGTTCATAATCAAATCTGTATCTGGATTTCCAAAACCTTCTTGTGATATTATTACTCCATCTAAACCTAAATATTTAGCTAATTTTGCAGTCCAATTTGAAGACCTTTCTTTATCAGCTAGGTATACGTTTTCATTAGTTATTATAACACCAACAAAATTTATATCTTTACCATGTCTCTTATATAAATCTTCAATAATAGGATTATTTAAATGATGATAAGTTGTATTCTTATCACATGCTGAAACACAGTTACCACTTAATATAGCTCCATCCATTACTTCTGTTGGATAAAGAATAGTTGGAACTATTTTTTTAGCATCTACTCCATAAACATATGTGTCATGAAGAAGCCCTTGAGTTTGAAGCATGTATACATATCCTACTTTTGGAAGTTCTGGATATTCTGC
Above is a window of Caminicella sporogenes DSM 14501 DNA encoding:
- a CDS encoding glycine/sarcosine/betaine reductase component B subunit translates to MRLELGKINITDVQFGESTKVEKGTLYVNKQELINLIMEDEHIKNVEVELARPGEEVRITPVKDVIEPRVKVEGPGGIFPGVMSKVTTVGSGRTHVLKGAAVVTCGRIVGFQEGIIDMTGPGAEYTPFSKLNNVCLVIEPVDGLKQHEYEAAVRMAGLKAATYLGKAGKDVEPDEIETYETKPLLEQIAEYPELPKVGYVYMLQTQGLLHDTYVYGVDAKKIVPTILYPTEVMDGAILSGNCVSACDKNTTYHHLNNPIIEDLYKRHGKDINFVGVIITNENVYLADKERSSNWTAKLAKYLGLDGVIISQEGFGNPDTDLIMNCKKIEEEGIKTVIVTDEYAGRDGASQSLADADPKADAVVTGGNANEIIVLPPMKKVIGTLDYVDKIAGGFDGSLRPDGSIEAEIQVITGATNELGFNKMSATTY